Proteins encoded together in one Flavobacteriales bacterium window:
- a CDS encoding NAD(P)/FAD-dependent oxidoreductase, whose amino-acid sequence MRASSFRSRYDVVVIGAGLGGLTSAALLSRAGLSVCVLEMDARPGGYLAGFRRKDHRFDSAIHWLNQLGPNGLVTRVFDLIGADHPTAAPQKRIKRYMGDSFDYLLTDRPDDLKEQWIRDFPHERAGIERFFRDALRIGRAFDGLGTFIRTEESKGPVGRVLHLLTKLKFARPFLPHLRHTGKEGVRRGLSKYFKDERLQRVFASEMDLLSCLVPIGWAYVGDYQLPPVGGSQVLPEWLVHVITSLGNEVHYKCRVDQVLLENGRACGVRFTERGITHEVGADQVVGACDVEALYERMLPPGAVPEKLKRKLREAELYPSSVTVALALDRPTESFGFGEEMIYLSKDDVPRERQCAGGPDEVGISLLAPSLRDPSLAPHGMGTLTIYIPAEFADHERWRTGADGAERGEEYERLKQEYAATLIRRVEERLAPDLSEHIVYCDVATPITHWRYTGNRNGSMMGARPGKANFQAGITHYRTPVKGLYLGGHWAELGGGVPIAVRAGANAAMLILKDRRHPAAPTLAAYMDGHLSPADAEASGRFKLYAPTWERSPTPAERKRSAA is encoded by the coding sequence ATGCGCGCCTCCTCCTTTCGTTCCCGGTATGATGTCGTGGTGATCGGTGCCGGCCTCGGCGGGCTCACGAGCGCCGCATTGCTCTCGCGCGCCGGGCTCAGCGTGTGTGTGCTGGAGATGGATGCACGCCCCGGCGGCTACCTCGCGGGCTTCCGCCGCAAGGACCACCGCTTCGACAGCGCCATCCACTGGCTCAACCAGCTCGGCCCGAACGGCCTGGTGACGCGCGTGTTCGACCTGATCGGTGCCGACCACCCCACGGCGGCCCCGCAGAAGCGCATCAAGCGGTACATGGGCGACAGCTTCGACTACCTGCTCACCGACCGGCCCGATGACCTCAAGGAGCAGTGGATCCGCGACTTCCCACACGAAAGGGCCGGCATCGAGCGCTTCTTCCGCGATGCCCTGCGCATCGGTCGGGCCTTCGACGGCCTGGGCACCTTCATCCGCACGGAGGAGTCCAAGGGACCTGTGGGCAGGGTGCTCCACCTCCTGACCAAACTGAAGTTCGCCCGCCCCTTCCTGCCCCACCTCCGCCATACCGGCAAGGAGGGCGTGCGCCGCGGCTTGTCGAAGTACTTCAAGGACGAACGTCTGCAACGCGTCTTCGCCTCGGAGATGGACCTGCTGAGCTGTCTGGTGCCCATCGGCTGGGCCTATGTCGGCGACTATCAACTGCCTCCGGTGGGCGGCAGCCAGGTCCTGCCTGAATGGCTGGTGCACGTGATCACCAGCCTCGGCAACGAGGTCCACTACAAATGCCGGGTGGACCAGGTCCTGCTGGAGAATGGTCGCGCCTGCGGGGTGCGGTTCACCGAGCGGGGCATCACGCACGAGGTCGGGGCGGACCAGGTGGTGGGCGCCTGCGATGTGGAAGCCTTGTATGAACGCATGCTCCCACCGGGCGCCGTACCGGAAAAGCTCAAACGCAAGCTGCGCGAGGCGGAGCTCTACCCCAGCTCGGTCACGGTGGCGCTCGCCCTCGACCGGCCCACCGAGAGCTTCGGCTTCGGCGAGGAGATGATCTACCTCAGCAAGGACGACGTGCCGCGTGAACGACAGTGCGCCGGCGGACCGGACGAGGTCGGCATCAGCCTGCTGGCCCCTTCCCTGCGCGACCCGAGCCTGGCGCCGCACGGCATGGGCACCCTCACCATCTACATCCCGGCGGAGTTCGCGGATCACGAGCGCTGGCGCACCGGGGCCGATGGCGCCGAACGGGGCGAGGAGTACGAACGGTTGAAGCAGGAGTATGCCGCGACCCTGATCCGCCGCGTGGAGGAGCGGCTGGCACCCGACCTTTCCGAGCACATCGTGTACTGCGACGTGGCCACGCCCATCACCCATTGGCGGTACACCGGCAACCGCAACGGCAGCATGATGGGCGCTCGGCCCGGCAAGGCCAACTTCCAAGCGGGCATCACGCACTACCGCACTCCGGTGAAGGGGTTGTACCTGGGCGGCCATTGGGCCGAGCTCGGGGGCGGCGTGCCCATCGCCGTGCGCGCCGGTGCCAATGCCGCCATGCTCATCCTGAAGGACCGCCGCCATCCCGCCGCGCCCACGCTGGCCGCTTACATGGACGGCCACCTCAGCCCGGCCGACGCGGAAGCCTCCGGGCGGTTCAAGCTCTACGCCCCCACCTGGGAGCGCAGCCCCACCCCGGCGGAACGGAAACGGTCCGCAGCATAG
- a CDS encoding IgGFc-binding protein yields the protein MDRTSALWSTLLLGTIVLRPTACAQPSSSGTELWVTFMENLDLQFNTPPYFELVISSDVSTQGEVQVPYTGFAIPFSVQAQDDTVITLPTNIYYPEGDEAVFNFGLRVVADDPVSVYAYHHRLYFSEACMALPTTRLGTDHLVLAHEDAVSTQPSAFAVLATVDSTVVEVVPSVLTVGFRPPGTPYTVQLDAGQVFQQQAFGDLSGSRVRSLDPAKPIAVYGGAKQARVNCALAADDHLFQQVEPLSGWGRIFRIVPFLGRGGDELRVLASVDGTTVELTGQAPVVLDSGEVASFFAAVPLTVQSSAPVAVGQFNDSQGCNPAMGDPCYLWVHPFDRTDQRVIWTALTGAGTPYHFVNIVAQGEAGPPVVLLDAVDISAQLQPMAGVSGVFWGQFPVSAGMHRVESAQGFQAWAYGMGDYNSYAFPLGYGTADLTTSIAGVDATGHAPQAWMLSPGDELDRTRVDLPPQAVLELRDASGRLVRRFGAGEPLIAPAAAGSYVLHTRDASHTPVRLFVH from the coding sequence ATGGATCGCACTTCTGCCCTGTGGTCCACCCTGCTCCTCGGGACGATCGTCCTGCGGCCCACCGCTTGCGCCCAGCCCTCCAGCTCCGGCACCGAGTTGTGGGTGACCTTCATGGAGAACCTGGACCTGCAGTTCAACACGCCGCCGTACTTCGAGCTGGTGATCTCGAGCGATGTCAGCACCCAGGGCGAGGTGCAGGTGCCGTACACCGGCTTCGCGATCCCGTTCTCCGTGCAGGCCCAGGACGATACGGTGATCACCCTGCCCACGAACATCTACTACCCGGAGGGCGATGAGGCGGTGTTCAACTTCGGACTGCGCGTGGTGGCCGATGATCCGGTGAGCGTGTATGCCTACCACCACCGGCTCTACTTCAGTGAAGCGTGCATGGCCCTGCCGACGACGCGTCTGGGCACGGACCATCTGGTGCTCGCGCATGAGGATGCGGTGTCCACGCAACCGTCCGCCTTCGCGGTGCTGGCCACGGTGGACAGCACCGTGGTGGAGGTGGTGCCGTCGGTGCTCACGGTGGGCTTCCGGCCGCCGGGCACGCCGTACACCGTGCAGCTGGATGCCGGGCAGGTCTTCCAGCAGCAGGCCTTCGGCGACCTCAGCGGGTCACGCGTGCGCAGCCTGGACCCGGCCAAACCCATCGCGGTGTACGGCGGGGCGAAGCAGGCTCGGGTGAACTGTGCGTTGGCCGCGGACGACCACCTCTTCCAACAGGTGGAACCGCTGAGCGGCTGGGGCCGCATCTTCCGCATCGTGCCCTTCCTGGGGCGCGGGGGCGACGAACTGCGCGTGCTCGCCTCGGTGGACGGCACCACGGTGGAGCTTACCGGACAGGCACCGGTGGTGCTGGACAGCGGGGAGGTGGCCTCGTTCTTCGCTGCGGTCCCGCTCACGGTGCAGAGCTCGGCGCCGGTGGCGGTGGGCCAGTTCAACGACAGCCAGGGCTGCAACCCCGCGATGGGCGATCCCTGCTACCTGTGGGTGCATCCCTTCGACCGCACCGACCAGCGTGTGATCTGGACGGCCCTCACCGGCGCGGGCACGCCGTACCACTTCGTGAACATCGTGGCCCAGGGCGAGGCCGGACCGCCGGTGGTGTTGCTGGACGCGGTGGACATCAGTGCGCAGCTGCAGCCCATGGCCGGTGTGAGCGGCGTGTTCTGGGGGCAGTTCCCGGTGAGCGCGGGCATGCACCGGGTGGAGAGCGCGCAGGGCTTTCAGGCCTGGGCGTACGGCATGGGCGACTACAACTCGTACGCCTTCCCCCTGGGCTACGGCACCGCGGACCTCACCACCTCGATCGCCGGGGTGGACGCGACAGGGCATGCGCCGCAAGCGTGGATGCTGTCCCCGGGTGACGAGCTGGACCGCACGCGCGTAGACCTTCCGCCACAGGCGGTGCTGGAGCTGCGCGATGCGTCAGGACGGCTCGTGCGGCGCTTCGGCGCGGGCGAACCGTTGATCGCGCCCGCCGCTGCGGGCAGCTACGTACTTCACACGCGGGACGCGTCCCACACACCCGTTCGGTTGTTCGTGCACTAA
- a CDS encoding DUF1501 domain-containing protein: MQRRNFLRSMSMATVGGFTVRGFSNPMLAPLLNGVGEDRVLVVVQLYGGNDGLSTVIPIDQYQLLSQFRSNVLVPETSVLPLSGTNGATGLHPRMTGLMDLWDDGKLAIIQSVGYPDPNFSHFRSTDIWETGSDANQLLDSGWAGRFLHFEYPNYPVGFPNTDMPDPLAIRVGGPIGPGLQHLGVSMGAAIYNTDDPLNLTNNIYTDPVTADCKGGKLDFVRTVQRQTDLYGDVINAAAQVGCNQSTMYPTGNQPGAQLAQALKVVAQLICGGLKTKIYWVSDQGFDTHAQQTLTNDTTAGVHPDLLQGVSDAIRAFQDDLQLLGLQDRVLGMTFSEFGRRVMSNASGGTDHGAAAPMFLFGTQVMPGLLGNNPTISPNTNFTTNLPMQYDFRSVYASVLRDWFCMAQADVDTVLLNTYQPLAVVDPDGCLGIGIHEANQGSGTSLLEAWPNPFTDRTSLRFTSEGGRVAIHVFDDQGRVVRLVRNQDMAAGTHTVDVDLEDLPAGVYHCRLQNGRRQQVKDLLKVR, encoded by the coding sequence ATGCAACGCAGGAACTTCCTCCGCTCGATGTCCATGGCCACCGTGGGCGGCTTCACGGTGCGCGGCTTCTCCAACCCCATGCTGGCGCCCCTGCTCAACGGCGTGGGCGAGGACCGCGTGCTGGTGGTGGTGCAGCTCTATGGCGGCAACGACGGCCTCAGCACCGTGATCCCCATCGACCAGTACCAGCTGCTGAGCCAGTTCCGCAGCAACGTGCTGGTGCCCGAGACCAGCGTGCTGCCCCTCAGCGGTACCAACGGCGCCACCGGACTGCACCCGCGCATGACAGGCCTGATGGACCTGTGGGACGACGGCAAGCTGGCCATCATCCAGAGCGTGGGGTATCCGGACCCCAACTTCAGCCACTTCCGCAGCACCGACATCTGGGAAACGGGCTCCGACGCCAACCAGCTCCTTGACAGCGGCTGGGCCGGGCGCTTCCTGCACTTCGAGTACCCGAACTACCCGGTGGGCTTCCCCAACACCGACATGCCCGACCCGCTCGCCATCCGCGTGGGCGGTCCCATCGGCCCGGGCCTGCAGCACCTCGGCGTCAGCATGGGCGCGGCGATCTACAACACCGACGACCCGCTCAACCTCACCAACAACATCTACACCGACCCGGTGACGGCCGATTGCAAGGGCGGCAAGCTGGACTTCGTGCGCACCGTGCAGCGCCAGACGGACCTGTATGGCGATGTGATCAACGCCGCCGCGCAGGTGGGCTGCAACCAGAGCACGATGTACCCCACCGGCAACCAGCCCGGCGCGCAACTGGCCCAGGCCCTCAAGGTGGTGGCGCAGCTCATTTGCGGCGGCCTCAAGACCAAGATCTACTGGGTGAGCGACCAGGGCTTCGACACGCATGCACAGCAGACGCTCACCAACGACACCACCGCCGGCGTGCACCCCGACCTGCTCCAGGGCGTCAGCGACGCCATCCGCGCCTTCCAGGACGACCTGCAGCTGCTGGGCCTGCAGGACCGTGTCCTGGGCATGACCTTCAGCGAGTTCGGGCGCCGGGTGATGAGCAACGCCTCGGGGGGCACCGACCATGGCGCGGCGGCCCCGATGTTCCTTTTCGGCACCCAGGTGATGCCCGGGCTGCTGGGCAACAACCCCACCATCAGCCCCAACACCAACTTCACCACCAACCTGCCCATGCAGTACGACTTCCGCAGCGTGTACGCCAGCGTGCTGCGCGACTGGTTCTGCATGGCCCAGGCCGACGTGGATACCGTGCTGCTGAACACCTACCAGCCCCTGGCCGTGGTGGACCCCGACGGCTGCCTCGGCATCGGCATCCACGAGGCCAACCAGGGCAGCGGCACCAGCCTGCTGGAGGCTTGGCCTAATCCGTTCACCGATCGCACCAGCCTGCGCTTCACCAGCGAGGGCGGTCGCGTCGCCATCCATGTGTTCGATGATCAGGGCCGCGTGGTGCGCCTGGTGCGCAACCAGGACATGGCCGCGGGCACGCACACAGTGGACGTGGACCTGGAGGACCTGCCGGCCGGCGTGTACCACTGCCGCTTACAGAACGGCCGCCGGCAGCAGGTGAAGGACCTGCTGAAGGTGCGCTGA
- a CDS encoding DUF1800 domain-containing protein: protein MAIQPYTGPFDKPELLHLLRRTLFGVSPADMVHFQGMSLNQVVDALLTFSTNVPPPIKAYTAPDGNNQPDPSLVDPDVPFGSTWVNTPSDPQAPIDPRGYRIQSLAAWQMGLFVGQERTLREKMSLFWNNHMPTQAGAVFMPEALYSLNQLIRDACLGNFRQLMYDVTLEPAMLIYLNGYLNIATAPDENYARELMELFTLGQGSGYTESDVQAAAQVLTGWTVQTSSGGQPIVPQTICLPFLHAITDKQFSPFFNNTVIQGQTGINGGASELNALLNMIFAKEEVSLFICREIYRWFVHGEISAAAETDVIQPLAELFRNNAGAPDQIRIVMQALLTSDHFYTADLRGCMIKSPADLVVGTLRQFSMPMPDATQFEAQYRVWMDVYYLVAYCGQEIGNPPNVAGWPAYYQFPQYDDIWVDTATFPARNFSLQGILYTGFSTPANLYQAQSQNLELKIDLVAFCEQLSNPSDPNQLLVDMVELYYAAPISQGVRNQLKTSILLLGQSQDYYWTFAYSTYVADPNTQDMTAQLVPTILLWLTIDMLGAAETHIH from the coding sequence ATGGCCATCCAACCCTATACCGGCCCCTTCGACAAACCGGAACTGCTGCATCTGCTCCGCCGCACGCTTTTCGGTGTTTCACCGGCGGACATGGTCCACTTCCAGGGGATGTCGCTCAACCAGGTGGTGGACGCCCTGCTCACCTTCAGCACCAACGTGCCTCCGCCGATCAAAGCGTACACGGCGCCTGATGGCAATAACCAACCGGACCCCTCGCTGGTGGACCCGGATGTGCCCTTCGGTAGCACCTGGGTGAACACACCCAGTGACCCGCAGGCGCCGATCGATCCGCGCGGGTACCGCATCCAGAGCCTCGCTGCGTGGCAGATGGGGCTCTTCGTAGGCCAGGAACGGACCTTGCGCGAGAAGATGTCCTTGTTCTGGAACAATCATATGCCCACCCAGGCAGGAGCGGTGTTCATGCCCGAAGCGCTCTACAGCCTGAACCAGCTGATCCGCGATGCCTGCCTGGGCAACTTCCGTCAGCTGATGTACGATGTGACGCTGGAGCCCGCGATGCTCATTTACCTCAACGGCTACCTGAACATCGCCACCGCACCGGACGAGAACTACGCGCGTGAGCTCATGGAGCTCTTCACCCTGGGCCAGGGCAGCGGATACACCGAGAGCGACGTGCAGGCGGCCGCGCAGGTGCTCACCGGATGGACGGTGCAGACCAGCAGTGGCGGGCAGCCCATCGTGCCGCAGACCATCTGCCTGCCGTTCCTGCACGCCATCACCGACAAACAGTTCAGCCCGTTCTTCAACAACACGGTGATCCAGGGGCAGACCGGCATCAACGGCGGCGCCAGCGAGCTCAACGCCCTGCTGAACATGATCTTCGCCAAGGAGGAGGTGAGCCTCTTCATCTGTCGCGAGATCTACCGCTGGTTCGTGCACGGCGAGATCAGCGCCGCCGCGGAGACCGATGTGATCCAGCCACTGGCCGAGCTCTTCCGCAACAACGCCGGCGCCCCCGACCAGATCCGCATCGTGATGCAGGCCCTGCTCACCAGCGACCACTTCTACACCGCCGACCTGCGCGGCTGCATGATCAAGAGCCCGGCGGACCTCGTAGTGGGAACGCTCCGCCAGTTCAGCATGCCCATGCCCGACGCCACGCAGTTCGAGGCGCAGTACCGCGTGTGGATGGACGTATACTACCTGGTCGCGTACTGCGGCCAGGAGATCGGCAACCCGCCCAACGTGGCCGGCTGGCCCGCCTACTATCAGTTCCCGCAGTACGATGACATCTGGGTGGACACCGCCACGTTCCCAGCGCGGAACTTCAGCCTGCAGGGCATCCTGTACACCGGCTTCTCCACCCCCGCCAACCTTTACCAAGCGCAAAGCCAGAACCTCGAGTTGAAGATCGACCTGGTGGCCTTCTGCGAGCAGCTCAGCAACCCCAGCGACCCCAACCAGTTGCTGGTGGACATGGTGGAACTGTACTACGCCGCTCCCATCAGCCAGGGAGTGCGGAACCAGTTGAAGACGAGCATCCTGCTGCTCGGTCAGTCACAGGACTACTACTGGACGTTCGCTTATTCCACGTACGTGGCCGATCCGAACACGCAGGACATGACCGCCCAGCTGGTGCCCACGATCCTGCTCTGGCTCACCATCGACATGCTGGGCGCCGCCGAGACCCACATCCACTGA
- a CDS encoding NAD-dependent epimerase/dehydratase family protein: MRIAVTGANGHIGTVLAPLLLERGHTLRLLVHHRSDGIAHLDAERVTGDLLDADAVDRFVAGSDAVMHLAARISIDSNHDPLVPRVNVEGTRHIVQACLRHGVKRLVHVSSIHSYDSHPLNEPLDESRGPTRPTAPAYDRSKAAADEVVRDAVAANGLNAVILAPTSVFGPMDHGPSLLGRAIADVHNGKVPLLPPGGYDFVDVRDVARAIAEALTHGAAGSKYLLSGSYRTVRELSAAVGRAAGRRTVQRVAPLGLLRSLVPVFRLQARLTGRTPLMTHEALTALLEGHPDIRSTKAQAELGFSPRPFDDSLTGTLAWMREADMLIGVRQR, from the coding sequence ATGCGCATCGCGGTCACCGGCGCCAACGGCCACATCGGCACCGTGCTCGCTCCGCTGTTGTTGGAGCGGGGCCACACCCTGCGCCTGCTCGTGCACCATCGCTCGGACGGCATCGCCCACCTCGACGCGGAACGTGTGACGGGCGACCTGCTGGATGCCGACGCGGTGGACCGCTTCGTGGCGGGCAGCGACGCCGTGATGCACCTTGCCGCCCGCATCAGCATCGACAGCAACCACGACCCGCTGGTTCCCCGCGTGAACGTAGAGGGCACGCGCCACATCGTGCAGGCCTGCCTCCGCCATGGCGTGAAGCGTCTGGTGCATGTGAGCAGCATCCACAGCTACGATAGCCACCCGCTCAACGAACCGCTCGACGAATCGCGCGGACCCACACGCCCCACTGCTCCGGCCTATGACCGCAGCAAGGCCGCGGCTGACGAAGTTGTACGAGATGCTGTGGCGGCGAACGGGCTGAACGCCGTCATCCTGGCACCCACCTCGGTGTTCGGTCCGATGGACCACGGGCCTTCGCTGCTGGGACGCGCCATCGCCGACGTGCACAACGGCAAAGTGCCCCTGCTACCGCCAGGCGGTTACGACTTCGTGGATGTGCGTGATGTGGCTCGCGCCATCGCGGAAGCCCTTACGCACGGTGCCGCCGGTTCCAAATACCTGCTGAGCGGTAGCTACCGCACGGTGCGTGAACTCTCCGCTGCCGTGGGCCGTGCGGCCGGGCGCCGCACCGTGCAACGTGTGGCGCCGTTGGGCCTGTTGCGGAGCCTGGTGCCCGTGTTCCGCCTTCAGGCCCGCCTCACCGGCCGCACACCCCTGATGACGCACGAGGCCCTCACCGCCCTGCTAGAGGGCCACCCCGACATCCGCAGCACCAAGGCCCAGGCGGAGCTCGGCTTCAGCCCGCGCCCCTTCGACGACTCGCTGACCGGGACCCTGGCCTGGATGCGCGAGGCCGACATGCTGATCGGCGTGAGGCAGCGTTAA
- a CDS encoding DUF1295 domain-containing protein has protein sequence MDAFTWAVVAWIGVAVVTLPVLLKVRAPYGRHVTQGWGPTLPNHWGWFWMELPALLVFPLMVVLGPREHGPLTWLLVGLWTLHYINRTLVFPFRLRTSGKRMPVVIVLSAVLFNAINGGLNGWWLGHIAPPDRPFPDAMAGAGVLLFFAGMGINRWADARLIALRAAGTGYQVPRGGLFDRISCPNHFGEIVEWTGFALAAWSLPALSFAVWTFATLAPRAHNHHAWYRERFADYPRDRKAVVPYLW, from the coding sequence ATGGATGCGTTCACCTGGGCGGTCGTCGCGTGGATCGGGGTGGCTGTGGTGACCCTGCCGGTGCTCCTGAAGGTGCGCGCGCCCTATGGCCGCCACGTCACCCAGGGCTGGGGCCCCACCCTGCCCAACCACTGGGGCTGGTTCTGGATGGAGCTGCCCGCCCTGCTCGTGTTCCCGCTGATGGTGGTGCTGGGGCCGCGCGAGCACGGCCCGCTCACCTGGCTGCTCGTCGGCCTGTGGACCCTCCACTACATCAACCGCACGCTGGTCTTCCCCTTCCGCCTGCGCACGAGCGGCAAGCGCATGCCCGTGGTGATCGTGCTGAGCGCCGTGCTGTTCAACGCGATCAACGGCGGCCTCAACGGCTGGTGGCTCGGCCACATCGCCCCGCCGGACCGCCCCTTCCCCGATGCGATGGCCGGGGCCGGGGTGCTGCTCTTCTTCGCGGGCATGGGCATCAACCGCTGGGCCGACGCCCGCCTCATCGCCCTGCGCGCCGCTGGCACCGGCTATCAGGTCCCGCGCGGCGGCCTCTTCGACCGCATCAGCTGCCCCAACCACTTCGGCGAGATCGTCGAGTGGACCGGCTTCGCCCTGGCCGCTTGGTCGCTGCCCGCCCTGAGCTTCGCGGTGTGGACCTTCGCCACCCTGGCCCCGCGCGCCCACAACCACCACGCCTGGTACCGCGAGCGCTTCGCCGACTACCCGCGCGACCGCAAAGCCGTGGTCCCCTACCTCTGGTAA
- a CDS encoding T9SS type A sorting domain-containing protein — translation MRPPVLLPCLVGALLCAAPVRSQVDCLGVLGGSALPGTSCNDNNAFTGNDTWDANCVCVGLPFDCSGTPGGPLFPGMVCDDGSPLTVNDVVDVDCVCRGWSIIDCNAVESGTALPGTACDDGDPLTTTEVWSPNCICTVPAIACDGVPFGYQNTGFPCDDGDPWTVGEVWSTTCACDTGGFDPVSGFVFLDVDLNGSYGPGDHPILNRTVRAVPGSSMTTTGPDSSFRLPLSAGTYELIVSPGAADVQGGTPYLVTVTNGVASPGHQLAMTATAPLHDLGGWGTMTPQPRPGFQTTITVFVTNTGNVRTDGTVDLSFDPLQQFVSSNPAAVLNGNTLSWDLDTLELGEVVMLNATVLTPSNVPLGTQLVCTAQLTTPDDDPTNDTWTITPLVVGSYDPNDKRVTPETLTPQEVADGTPVTYTIRFQNTGTFLAEHVRLVDTLPAELDPTTLTFIGSTHPCTVHLIHGVLDLRFDHIMLPDSGTDVLLSNGSVTFRFTPNNNLPLGTVVANRVDIYFDFNPPIRTNDAVFVVDQTSGVAGGEARPDALRVRPNPATDELHLLLPEGMGERVQVRVIDQAGRAVDQVDRATTTAVQLDVSQLSSGLYSVQVTGAGRTAHARFVKRP, via the coding sequence GTGCGCCCACCGGTCCTTCTGCCCTGTCTTGTGGGTGCGCTCCTTTGCGCTGCGCCCGTCCGTTCACAGGTGGATTGCCTCGGCGTGCTCGGCGGTTCCGCCCTGCCGGGGACCAGCTGCAATGACAACAACGCGTTCACCGGTAACGATACGTGGGACGCCAACTGCGTGTGCGTGGGCCTGCCCTTTGATTGCTCCGGCACACCCGGTGGGCCGCTGTTCCCCGGTATGGTCTGCGACGACGGTAGTCCATTGACCGTCAACGATGTGGTGGACGTGGACTGCGTCTGCAGGGGGTGGTCGATCATCGATTGCAATGCCGTTGAATCCGGCACCGCGCTGCCCGGCACGGCCTGCGATGACGGCGATCCGCTGACCACCACGGAAGTGTGGTCCCCGAACTGCATCTGCACCGTCCCGGCGATCGCGTGCGACGGTGTGCCCTTCGGTTACCAGAACACCGGCTTCCCCTGCGACGATGGCGACCCCTGGACCGTGGGCGAGGTATGGTCGACCACGTGCGCCTGCGACACCGGCGGCTTCGACCCGGTCAGCGGCTTCGTCTTCCTGGACGTGGACCTGAACGGCAGCTACGGGCCCGGCGACCATCCCATCCTCAACCGCACCGTGCGTGCGGTACCGGGCAGTTCGATGACCACCACGGGGCCCGACAGCAGCTTCCGGCTCCCCCTGTCCGCAGGCACCTACGAACTGATCGTCTCCCCCGGAGCGGCGGACGTGCAAGGCGGTACACCCTACCTGGTCACCGTCACCAACGGCGTTGCGTCGCCCGGCCATCAGTTGGCGATGACGGCCACCGCGCCCCTGCACGACCTTGGGGGATGGGGCACTATGACCCCACAGCCACGACCGGGCTTTCAGACGACGATCACCGTGTTCGTCACCAACACCGGCAACGTGCGTACCGATGGAACGGTGGACCTGTCCTTCGATCCCCTGCAGCAGTTCGTGTCCAGCAACCCGGCCGCCGTGCTGAACGGCAATACCCTGAGCTGGGACCTGGATACGCTGGAGCTGGGCGAGGTGGTGATGCTGAACGCCACGGTCCTGACGCCCTCCAACGTCCCACTGGGGACGCAGCTCGTCTGCACGGCGCAGCTCACCACGCCCGATGATGACCCCACGAACGACACCTGGACCATCACGCCGCTCGTGGTGGGCTCCTACGACCCCAACGACAAGCGGGTGACGCCGGAGACGCTCACCCCGCAGGAGGTGGCGGACGGCACGCCGGTGACCTACACGATCCGCTTCCAGAACACCGGCACTTTCCTCGCGGAACACGTGCGGCTCGTGGACACGCTGCCCGCCGAGCTGGACCCGACGACGCTCACCTTCATCGGCAGCACGCACCCGTGCACCGTGCACCTGATCCACGGTGTGCTGGACCTGCGCTTCGACCACATCATGCTGCCGGACAGCGGCACCGACGTGCTGCTCAGCAACGGCTCGGTCACCTTCCGGTTCACCCCGAACAACAACCTGCCCCTGGGCACGGTGGTGGCCAACCGCGTAGACATCTATTTCGACTTCAATCCCCCCATCCGCACCAACGACGCGGTCTTCGTGGTGGATCAGACCTCCGGCGTGGCGGGTGGTGAAGCTCGCCCCGATGCCCTGCGGGTGCGGCCCAACCCGGCGACCGATGAGCTGCACCTGCTGCTGCCCGAAGGGATGGGTGAGCGGGTGCAAGTGCGGGTGATCGATCAAGCGGGGCGAGCGGTGGACCAGGTGGATCGGGCGACGACCACGGCTGTGCAGCTGGACGTGAGCCAATTGTCCAGCGGGCTCTACTCGGTGCAGGTGACCGGTGCGGGGCGCACGGCCCACGCGCGGTTCGTGAAGCGACCGTGA
- the xth gene encoding exodeoxyribonuclease III, producing MKLISFNVNGIRASVGKGLHHTLRALDADIVCFQETKATPEQVAQALAGVDGYHVNAYGALKPGYSGTAIVSREKPSMVAFGIGMKGHDDEGRVVTCAFKDVVVVNVYTPNSGEGMKRLGYRGEWDAAFRTYVNKLAQGKRPVIVTGDLNVAHQPIDLARPKDNYNKTSGYTQQEIDGLSALLASGWVDSFRHRHPDVVKYSWWSQRFGARTKNVGWRIDYVLVTKGFETKVKDAFILNEVMGSDHCPVGITW from the coding sequence ATGAAGCTCATCTCCTTCAATGTGAACGGCATCCGGGCCAGCGTGGGCAAGGGCCTGCACCACACGCTACGGGCGCTCGATGCCGACATCGTCTGCTTCCAGGAGACCAAGGCCACGCCCGAACAGGTGGCGCAGGCCCTTGCCGGCGTGGACGGCTACCACGTGAACGCCTACGGCGCGCTGAAGCCGGGCTACAGCGGCACGGCCATCGTCAGTCGGGAGAAGCCGTCCATGGTGGCCTTCGGCATCGGCATGAAGGGCCACGACGACGAGGGCCGCGTGGTCACATGCGCGTTCAAGGACGTGGTGGTGGTGAACGTGTACACACCCAACAGCGGCGAGGGCATGAAGCGGCTGGGCTACCGCGGCGAGTGGGATGCGGCGTTCAGGACCTATGTGAACAAGCTCGCCCAAGGCAAGCGGCCCGTCATCGTCACCGGCGACCTCAACGTGGCCCACCAGCCCATCGACCTCGCCCGGCCCAAGGACAACTACAACAAGACCAGCGGCTACACGCAGCAGGAGATCGACGGCCTGAGCGCGCTGCTCGCCTCCGGCTGGGTGGACAGCTTCCGCCACCGGCACCCCGACGTGGTGAAGTACAGCTGGTGGAGCCAGCGCTTCGGCGCGCGCACCAAGAACGTGGGCTGGCGCATCGACTACGTGCTCGTCACCAAGGGCTTCGAGACAAAGGTGAAGGACGCCTTCATCCTCAACGAGGTGATGGGCAGCGACCATTGCCCGGTGGGGATCACGTGGTAG